The Bacteroidia bacterium genome includes a region encoding these proteins:
- a CDS encoding FtsX-like permease family protein, producing the protein MSISRYIALRYFSIQKPRNIIQWISWVGILGIMVGTMALVVVLAVFNGLTDLIQRSISQFDPDIKIIAKQGKYFDLNQNLEKYLKEKNILFTKVLEGKALASSRSNQHLVYVKGVDENYERTSGIKEVIYQGEYNLKGSNIILGYGVAYLLQAKLENFLSPTQLKVPKMFKGMPMNEDAATNSINAINAGIFFFNQKEFDDQYIICHLRLAQDLFMQENKISAYELKLTHRKDIFDIQKDLQRRWGDQYDILTWYDQHKTLYKVMSAEKRIAFVVIFLLTLIAASTILSALMMLVIDKQKDIGILLAMGAGPKQIQGIFLWQGFLMGLFGVTLGVIGGLLICFSQDYWHWFKLPNPESFVIDYYPVQVRLTDIVVIAFSTLCVTVLAAFYPAQKASQIMPKFLVQ; encoded by the coding sequence ATGTCAATCAGCAGGTATATTGCTTTACGTTATTTTTCTATTCAAAAGCCGCGTAACATTATTCAATGGATTTCATGGGTAGGTATATTGGGCATAATGGTGGGAACTATGGCTTTGGTAGTTGTTTTAGCAGTGTTCAATGGCTTAACTGACCTTATTCAGCGCAGCATATCTCAATTTGACCCTGACATAAAAATTATTGCTAAACAAGGCAAATACTTTGACCTCAATCAAAATTTAGAAAAATATCTCAAAGAGAAAAATATTTTATTCACCAAAGTTTTAGAAGGCAAGGCGTTAGCGAGTAGTCGGTCTAATCAGCATCTAGTTTATGTAAAGGGCGTAGATGAAAACTATGAACGAACATCAGGTATAAAAGAAGTTATTTATCAAGGTGAGTACAATCTAAAAGGAAGCAACATTATCTTGGGCTACGGAGTGGCTTATTTGCTTCAAGCTAAACTTGAAAATTTTCTCTCACCTACGCAGCTAAAAGTACCAAAAATGTTCAAAGGCATGCCCATGAACGAAGATGCAGCTACTAACTCAATCAATGCCATCAATGCAGGCATATTTTTCTTTAATCAAAAGGAATTTGATGATCAGTATATTATTTGTCATCTACGGCTTGCCCAAGATCTTTTCATGCAAGAGAACAAAATATCGGCTTACGAACTTAAATTAACTCATCGCAAAGACATCTTTGATATTCAAAAGGATTTACAGCGCAGGTGGGGCGATCAGTATGACATTTTAACGTGGTATGACCAGCATAAAACGTTGTATAAAGTGATGAGTGCAGAAAAGCGAATTGCTTTTGTGGTTATTTTTTTGCTCACGCTTATTGCGGCATCTACTATTTTAAGTGCCTTAATGATGTTAGTAATAGATAAACAAAAAGACATAGGGATTTTATTAGCAATGGGCGCAGGTCCTAAGCAAATTCAAGGTATTTTTTTATGGCAGGGCTTTTTAATGGGCTTATTCGGTGTAACTTTGGGCGTTATAGGCGGTTTATTGATATGTTTTTCGCAAGATTATTGGCATTGGTTTAAGCTTCCCAACCCAGAGAGTTTTGTGATAGATTATTACCCTGTACAAGTACGCCTAACAGACATAGTAGTGATAGCATTTTCCACTTTATGTGT